One part of the Vicia villosa cultivar HV-30 ecotype Madison, WI unplaced genomic scaffold, Vvil1.0 ctg.001616F_1_1, whole genome shotgun sequence genome encodes these proteins:
- the LOC131636013 gene encoding uncharacterized protein LOC131636013 isoform X1: protein MGSFLLDLAKSYVEQLINKVIAESRYICCFTCIAKDFEEEKVRLEVERETFERHIEEATRRGEVILPDARAWKEEVDQLIQEDTKKRQKCFFESCPHCLWRYTRGKFLANKKEQIKELMVKRKGLTIGLPAHLPDIERFTTQHYVHLKSRETQYRKLLVELKDDNNYMIGLHGMGGTGKTTLIKKVGKELKESKQFTLVIFTTVSSSPNIKKIQDDIAKPLGLKFDNYNDTDRTEKLWNRLTNGEKILLILDDVWDKVNFEEIGIPFSDNHKGCRIVVTTRSQLVCHNLGCNKIIQLDLISNEDAWIMFKKFANLCETTSTNFFLDRGRKIANECKNLPIAIAVIASSLKGKKLQQHREEWDMALKFLKKDISRHKDRDDVLEIYKCLKFSYDKLDEETKNLFLLCSVFREDEEILIESLARHAIGGGLFGEVYGSYEETRRQLVISKNKLLDSCLLLEAGQRRVKMHDFVRDAAQWIANKEIQTRKVYDKNQKEMIEKEKNIKYLLCEGEAKEIFSCKFDGSKVKILIVIFYVHFDIEIKVPNSFFENNISLRVFNLRSGDGLSAIISLPQSMQQLKNIRSLMFAQCVLGDISIFGKLQSLEELDLYQCEINELPNGIAELKKFGFLKLEWCSIGGNNPFEVIKRCSSLQELYFIDNFEFSYGEITFPKLLQRFRVSDSEINSSRSKYVSIERRKELFLSETTFKYCMQEAEVLRLTRIEGEWRNIIPDIVHMDHGMNDLVELGLCSMSQLKFLINTKHPHSQVSNVFSKLVVLRLTEMENLKELCNGSLSVDSFKSLESLSIDNCKQLGSLSGIANQCNLRSVSLMSCPMLISLFEVSTSHNLVLLEKLEVIDCENLEYLIKDERNGETFESNSSNPMFMKLNVLEILGCPKFEIIFPLISAHDLPALKSIKVEICDKLKYIFGQYVELGSLEDMKLGCVPNFIDIFPECNRTMSFFVNRSSPISISASKPTTHSNTIKCSILSWTDRYCCGKKLRSTTSSKIPLIDENQPHIKLMKSNSNCLSINIWELSKILCNVKKIELTDLRKIKSVFVLSFAPMLLEVLIIERCHELKHIIIDTGDDDDSTGGNNYGNVFPKLKKLVIDDCMQLECIFGHYNNDHPNHTERIFCVNEVNEQQVNSGLKNILCPFAGPENSFALLNLTKVIIIRCEKLQIIFPASMLRCLPQLDELIIRDCEELKHIFQDDLEYQNMSSSTTCFPKLKALVVEKCNKLKYVFPVSICDQLPELRVLFIIEAKELENIFKSSEGEGIEIVRIPNLKLVVTLGLPSLFQTQEIQFQRAKYRFIKNCDKLSLTSTSTELNLQLFWSNCADIPDFEWSYYLYNRVQELVTEIEVEAASKDEMTSPQMKVKQTQETDQELVFENVVGQVTPLVAILPTNSEAPRNEQSVDQQSPLEETDATVTPSQLEGSMSEKAAGTKNVSPKQQGIEISDEEKTTSANTKIITSSTRLESQGIKISVEQGATSTNSKEITSSGPTVTSEHNNSSQAPINERTMDQQNSLEKTDTTVTPSPELINEQSTTQQQSFGESQATIKPSQGNNGSSSEKIAAATLSPISETKNESPKQKKDIKISVEGGAASTNVKTLAASTSKREKLSHQDIEISGEQGTTSTNSKATTLSIPIVTSEHNSSLYMEYGNDQTPLQSFSISTKEPLAMDVVDHGGPLQTNQIINLGDTSQIVEDSGSSLLVRRELEQLVSENHLNYETLSLLTDFLVKHPSVLLKNTLLTNRLKGYAYTCLADLLKFLQTHSVLDVLGSSHSEFVKLVQDVRTFSFNEEWLNSVEKRALFPDMQFSRDAMQKLLDSKKQVTKEIEEMRLKLYFFNQHVEDIKHQLTSSEAILVSIIQQEEQVLETTAALSVPLGY from the exons ATGGGGAGTTTCTTGCTTGACTTGGCGAAATCATATGTGGAGCAATTGATAAATAAGGTGATTGCAGAATCAAGATATATTTGTTGCTTCACATGCATTGCTAAGGATTTCGAAGAAGAAAAAGTTAGATTGGAAGTAGAAAGGGAAACTTTTGAGCGACACATTGAAGAGGCAACAAGAAGAGGGGAAGTTATTCTACCCGATGCTCGTGCTTGGAAAGAGGAAGTTGATCAGCTCATTCAAGAAGATAccaaaaaaagacaaaaatgtttttttgaaTCCTGTCCTCATTGCTTATGGAGATATACTAGAGGAAAATTTCTGGCAAATAAGAAGGAGCAAATTAAAGAATTGATGGTAAAAAGAAAGGGACTTACAATTGGACTCCCTGCTCATCTTCCTGATATTGAACGATTTACGACCCAACACTATGTGCATCTTAAAAGCAGAGAAACTCAATACAGAAAGCTTTTGGTCGAACTCAAAGATGACAACAATTATATGATTGGGTTGCATGGAATGGGAGGCACGGGGAAAACTACATTGATCAAGAAAGTGGGTAAGGAACTTAAGGAATCAAAACAATTTACTCTGGTCATTTTTACGACTGTGTCATCGTCTCCCAATATTAAAAAGATTCAAGATGATATTGCCAAGCCTTTGGGATTGAAATTTGATAACTATAATGATACAGATCGAACTGAAAAACTATGGAACAGATTAACCAATGGTGAGAAGATTCTTCTAATATTGGATGACGTGTGGGACAAAGTAAATTTTGAAGAAATTGGAATTCCGTTTAGTGACAATCACAAAGGTTGTAGGATTGTTGTAACCACACGCAGTCAGTTGGTGTGCCACAATTTAGGGTGCAATAAGATAATCCAACTAGATCTCATATCTAATGAAGATGCATGGATCATGTTCAAAAAGTTTGCTAATCTATGTGAAACCACCTCAACAAACTTTTTTCTTGACAGGGGCCGTAAAATTGCAAATGAATGCAAAAACCTACCTATTGCAATTGCTGTTATCGCTAGTAGTTTGAAGGGAAAAAAACTTCAGCAACATCGTGAGGAATGGGACATGGCCTTAAAATTCTTAAAAAAAGACATCTCAAGGCACAAGGATCGTGATGATGTTCTTGAAATTTATAAATGCTTGAAATTTAGCTATGATAAGTTGGATGAAGAGACCAAGAATCTATTCCTTTTGTGTTCTGTATTTCgagaagatgaagaaattttAATTGAAAGTTTAGCTAGACATGCCATCGGAGGAGGCCTTTTTGGGGAAGTTTATGGCAGCTACGAAGAAACCCGAAGACAATTAGTTATATCCAAAAACAAACTCCTAGATTCTTGTTTATTGTTGGAGGCCGGTCAAAGGAGAGTGAAAATGCACGACTTCGTTCGTGATGCAGCCCAATGGATAGCGAATAAAGAGATTCAAACAAGAAAAGTGTATGacaaaaatcaaaaggaaatgattgaaaaggaaaaaaatattaaatatttgctATGCGAAGGAGAGGCAAAGGAGATATTTTCTTGCAAGTTTGATGGTTCCAAGGTTAAGATTCTAATTGTCATCTTCTATGTGCATTTTGATATAGAAATTAAAGTCCCAaattcattttttgaaaataatatcagTCTTCGAGTTTTTAATTTACGCAGTGGTGATGGTTTGAGTGCTATTATATCATTACCTCAATCAATGCAACAATTGAAGAATATCCGATCTCTTATGTTTGCACAGTGTGTTTTGGGTGACATCTCTATCTTTGGAAAGCTGCAAAGTCTTGAGGAACTTGATTTGTATCAATGTGAAATTAATGAATTGCCTAATGGAATTGCAGAACTAAAGAaatttggatttttgaaattggAATGGTGTTCAATTGGTGGGAATAATCCATTTGAAGTGATTAAAAGATGCTCATCACTTCAAGAGTTGTACTTCATAGATAACTTTGAATTTTCTTATGGAGAAATAACTTTTCCTAAATTATTGCAGAGGTTTCGTGTAAGTGACAGTGAAATTAATTCTTCACGATCAAAGTATGTGTCTATTGAACGGAGGAAAGAGCTTTTCCTATCTGAAACAACATTTAAGTATTGTATGCAAGAAGCAGAGGTTCTTAGACTAACAAGAATCGAGGGGGAATGGAGAAATATCATACCTGATATTGTTCATATGGATCACGGTATGAATGATCTAGTTGAGCTTGGCTTATGTTCCATGTCACAACTAAAGTTCCTCATTAACACTAAGCATCCTCATTCTCAAGTATCAAATGTTTTCTCCAAGTTGGTTGTGTTACGTCTAACAGAAATGGAAAATTTGAAAGAGTTGTGTAATGGTTCTCTTTCCGTTGACTCTTTTAAGAGTTTAGAGAGTCTCTCTATAGATAATTGCAAACAGTTGGGAAGCTTATCGGGGATTGCAAACCAATGCAATCTAAGGAGCGTGTCATTGATGAGTTGTCCCATGTTGATCTCCCTATTTGAAGTGTCAACTTCTCATAATCTAGTGTTGTTAGAGAAATTAGAAGTAATAGATTGTGAGAATCTTGAATACTTAataaaagatgaaagaaatgggGAAACATTTGAAAGCAACAGTAGCaatccaatgtttatgaaattGAATGTTCTTGAAATTCTGGGCTGTCCAAAATTTGAAATAATATTTCCGCTTATCTCTGCTCATGATCTTCCTGCACTAAAATCTATCAAGGTGGAAATATGTGATAAGTTAAAATACATATTTGGTCAATATGTCGAACTTGGGTCCCTAGAAGATATGAAGCTTGGCTGTGTACCCAATTTTATTGACATTTTTCCAGAATGTAATCGTACAATGTCTTTCTTTGTTAATAGGTCATCTCCTATTTCTATATCTGCTTCCAAGCCAACTACACACTCAAACACTATCAAATGCAGCATCTTGTCATGGACTGATAGGTATTGTTGTGGTAAAAAATTGAGGAGTACCACAAGTTCTAAAATTCCATTGATTGATGAGAATCAACCGCACATCAAATTAATG AAATCAAACTCAAATTGTCTTAGCATAAACATTTGGGAGCTATCTAAGATCCTATGCAATGTTAAAAAGATTGAGTTGACTGATTTGAGGAAGATAAAATCAGTATTTGTCCTATCTTTTGCTCCAATGTTGTTGGAAGTTTTGATAATTGAGAGATGTCATGAATTGAAGCACATAATAATAGACACGggagatgatgatgatagtacTGGTGGAAATAATTATGGCAATGTCTTCCCAAAATTAAAAAAGCTCGTTATTGATGATTGCATGCAATTAGAGTGCATATTTGGACACTACAATAACGATCATCCAAACCACACTGAAAGAATATTTTGTGTCAATGAAGTAAATGAACAACAAGTGAACTCaggattgaagaatattttgTGTCCGTTTGCAGGTCCCGAAAATTCTTTTGCCCTCCTGAATCTAACAAAGGTAATAATTATTAGATGTGAAAAATTGCAAATAATTTTCCCTGCTTCTATGTTAAGATGCCTACCACAATTGGATGAGTTAATCATACGTGACTGTGAGGAGTTGAAACATATCTTCCAAGATGATTTGGAGTATCAAAATATGTCGTCTTCAACAACATGCTTCCCAAAGCTAAAAGCACTTGTTGTAGAAAAATGCAACAAATTGAAATATGTGTTTCCAGTCTCTATTTGTGACCAACTTCCTGAGTTAAGGGTTCTATTCATAATAGAAGCAAAAGAGTTAGAGAATATATTTAAAAGTAGTGAAGGTGAGGGAATTGAGATTGTCAGGATTCCAAATTTGAAACTTGTAGTAACTTTGGGTCTACCAAGCCTCTTCCAGACACAGGAAATTCAATTTCAGAGAGCAAAATATCGTTTTATAAAGAATTGTGATAAACTctctttgacttcaacatcaacaGAGCTCAACCTCCAGCTCTTTTGGAGTAACTGTGCTGATATTCCAG ATTTTGAATGGAGTTATTATTTGTACAATCGAGTTCAAGAGTTAGTTACTGAGATTGAAGTTGAAGCAGCATCAAAAGATGAGATGACTTCTCCACAG ATGAAAGTAAAACAAACACAAGAGACAGACCAAGAACTTGTTTTTGAAAATGTTGTTGGTCAAGTGACACCATTAGTAGCAATACTACCAACAAATTCAGAA GCACCGAGGAATGAACAATCAGTTGATCAACAAAGTCCACTTGAAGAAACTGATGCTACTGTCACACCTTCACAG TTGGAGGGTTCAATGTCTGAAAAAGCTGCGGGAACAAAGAATGTGTCACCTAAACAACAA GGTATTGAGATAAGTGATGAAGAAAAAACTACATCAGCTAATACAAAGATAATAACATCATCAACTCGTTTAGAATCA CAGGGTATCAAGATAAGTGTTGAACAAGGAGCTACATCAACCAATTCCAAGGAAATAACATCATCAGGTCCAACAGTTACTTCTGAGCATAATAATTCATCACAG GCACCAATTAATGAACGAACAATGGATCAACAAAATTCACTTGAAAAAACTGACACTACTGTTACACCTTCACCG GAGTTGATAAATGAACAATCAACGACCCAACAACAATCATTTGGAGAATCTCAAGCAACAATTAAACCTTCTCAAGGAAACAAT GGTTCATCGTCAGAAAAAATAGCAGCAGCAACTTTATCCCCCATCTCTGAAACAAAGAATGAGTCACCTAAACAAAAG AAGGATATCAAAATAAGTGTTGAAGGAGGAGCTGCATCAACTAATGTTAAGACATTAGCAGCATCAACTTCTAAGCGTGAAAAACTTTCTCAT CAGGATATAGAGATAAGTGGTGAACAAGGAACTACATCAACCAATTCCAAGGCAACAACATTGTCAATTCCAATAGTTACTTCTGAGCATAATAGTTCATTGTATATG GAATATGGTAATGACCAAACACCCCTTCAATCTTTTTCAATTTCAACAAAAGAGCCACTTGCCATGGATGTTGTTGATCATGGAGGCCCACTGCAAACAAATCAGATTATAAATCTAG GGGACACTTCTCAAATAGTAGAAGATTCAGGTTCTTCTTTGCTTGTCAGGAGGGAGCTTGAGCAACTAGTCTCCGAGAATCATTTGAATTATGAAACCTTGTCTCTATTGACCGATTTTCTTGTGAAGCATCCTTCTGTTCTTTTAAAGAACACTTTACTTACTAATAGATTAAAGGGTTATGCATACACCTGCCTTGCTGATTTGttgaaattcctccaaacacATAGCGTGCTTGATGTCTTAGGTTCAAGTCACTCCGAATTTGTTAAATTAGTACAAGATGTGCGCACATTTTCTTTTAACGAGGAGTGGCTGAATAGTGTTGAAAAACGCGCTTTGTTTCCTGATATGCAATTCTCTCGAGATGCGATGCAAAAACTTTTGGATTCTAAGAAACAAGTTACCAAGGAAATCGAAGAGATGCGTTTGAAGTTGTATTTTTTCAATCAACATGTGGAAGATATTAAGCATCAATTGACATCCTCTGAAGCTATTTTGGTGAGTATCATTCAACAAGAGGAACAAGTTTTAGAAACTACGGCAGCGCTAAGTGTTCCTCTTGGCTATTAG
- the LOC131636013 gene encoding uncharacterized protein LOC131636013 isoform X7, whose product MGSFLLDLAKSYVEQLINKVIAESRYICCFTCIAKDFEEEKVRLEVERETFERHIEEATRRGEVILPDARAWKEEVDQLIQEDTKKRQKCFFESCPHCLWRYTRGKFLANKKEQIKELMVKRKGLTIGLPAHLPDIERFTTQHYVHLKSRETQYRKLLVELKDDNNYMIGLHGMGGTGKTTLIKKVGKELKESKQFTLVIFTTVSSSPNIKKIQDDIAKPLGLKFDNYNDTDRTEKLWNRLTNGEKILLILDDVWDKVNFEEIGIPFSDNHKGCRIVVTTRSQLVCHNLGCNKIIQLDLISNEDAWIMFKKFANLCETTSTNFFLDRGRKIANECKNLPIAIAVIASSLKGKKLQQHREEWDMALKFLKKDISRHKDRDDVLEIYKCLKFSYDKLDEETKNLFLLCSVFREDEEILIESLARHAIGGGLFGEVYGSYEETRRQLVISKNKLLDSCLLLEAGQRRVKMHDFVRDAAQWIANKEIQTRKVYDKNQKEMIEKEKNIKYLLCEGEAKEIFSCKFDGSKVKILIVIFYVHFDIEIKVPNSFFENNISLRVFNLRSGDGLSAIISLPQSMQQLKNIRSLMFAQCVLGDISIFGKLQSLEELDLYQCEINELPNGIAELKKFGFLKLEWCSIGGNNPFEVIKRCSSLQELYFIDNFEFSYGEITFPKLLQRFRVSDSEINSSRSKYVSIERRKELFLSETTFKYCMQEAEVLRLTRIEGEWRNIIPDIVHMDHGMNDLVELGLCSMSQLKFLINTKHPHSQVSNVFSKLVVLRLTEMENLKELCNGSLSVDSFKSLESLSIDNCKQLGSLSGIANQCNLRSVSLMSCPMLISLFEVSTSHNLVLLEKLEVIDCENLEYLIKDERNGETFESNSSNPMFMKLNVLEILGCPKFEIIFPLISAHDLPALKSIKVEICDKLKYIFGQYVELGSLEDMKLGCVPNFIDIFPECNRTMSFFVNRSSPISISASKPTTHSNTIKCSILSWTDRYCCGKKLRSTTSSKIPLIDENQPHIKLMKSNSNCLSINIWELSKILCNVKKIELTDLRKIKSVFVLSFAPMLLEVLIIERCHELKHIIIDTGDDDDSTGGNNYGNVFPKLKKLVIDDCMQLECIFGHYNNDHPNHTERIFCVNEVNEQQVNSGLKNILCPFAGPENSFALLNLTKVIIIRCEKLQIIFPASMLRCLPQLDELIIRDCEELKHIFQDDLEYQNMSSSTTCFPKLKALVVEKCNKLKYVFPVSICDQLPELRVLFIIEAKELENIFKSSEGEGIEIVRIPNLKLVVTLGLPSLFQTQEIQFQRAKYRFIKNCDKLSLTSTSTELNLQLFWSNCADIPDFEWSYYLYNRVQELVTEIEVEAASKDEMTSPQMKVKQTQETDQELVFENVVGQVTPLVAILPTNSEAPRNEQSVDQQSPLEETDATVTPSQGIKISVEQGATSTNSKEITSSGPTVTSEHNNSSQAPINERTMDQQNSLEKTDTTVTPSPELINEQSTTQQQSFGESQATIKPSQGNNGSSSEKIAAATLSPISETKNESPKQKKDIKISVEGGAASTNVKTLAASTSKREKLSHQDIEISGEQGTTSTNSKATTLSIPIVTSEHNSSLYMEYGNDQTPLQSFSISTKEPLAMDVVDHGGPLQTNQIINLGDTSQIVEDSGSSLLVRRELEQLVSENHLNYETLSLLTDFLVKHPSVLLKNTLLTNRLKGYAYTCLADLLKFLQTHSVLDVLGSSHSEFVKLVQDVRTFSFNEEWLNSVEKRALFPDMQFSRDAMQKLLDSKKQVTKEIEEMRLKLYFFNQHVEDIKHQLTSSEAILVSIIQQEEQVLETTAALSVPLGY is encoded by the exons ATGGGGAGTTTCTTGCTTGACTTGGCGAAATCATATGTGGAGCAATTGATAAATAAGGTGATTGCAGAATCAAGATATATTTGTTGCTTCACATGCATTGCTAAGGATTTCGAAGAAGAAAAAGTTAGATTGGAAGTAGAAAGGGAAACTTTTGAGCGACACATTGAAGAGGCAACAAGAAGAGGGGAAGTTATTCTACCCGATGCTCGTGCTTGGAAAGAGGAAGTTGATCAGCTCATTCAAGAAGATAccaaaaaaagacaaaaatgtttttttgaaTCCTGTCCTCATTGCTTATGGAGATATACTAGAGGAAAATTTCTGGCAAATAAGAAGGAGCAAATTAAAGAATTGATGGTAAAAAGAAAGGGACTTACAATTGGACTCCCTGCTCATCTTCCTGATATTGAACGATTTACGACCCAACACTATGTGCATCTTAAAAGCAGAGAAACTCAATACAGAAAGCTTTTGGTCGAACTCAAAGATGACAACAATTATATGATTGGGTTGCATGGAATGGGAGGCACGGGGAAAACTACATTGATCAAGAAAGTGGGTAAGGAACTTAAGGAATCAAAACAATTTACTCTGGTCATTTTTACGACTGTGTCATCGTCTCCCAATATTAAAAAGATTCAAGATGATATTGCCAAGCCTTTGGGATTGAAATTTGATAACTATAATGATACAGATCGAACTGAAAAACTATGGAACAGATTAACCAATGGTGAGAAGATTCTTCTAATATTGGATGACGTGTGGGACAAAGTAAATTTTGAAGAAATTGGAATTCCGTTTAGTGACAATCACAAAGGTTGTAGGATTGTTGTAACCACACGCAGTCAGTTGGTGTGCCACAATTTAGGGTGCAATAAGATAATCCAACTAGATCTCATATCTAATGAAGATGCATGGATCATGTTCAAAAAGTTTGCTAATCTATGTGAAACCACCTCAACAAACTTTTTTCTTGACAGGGGCCGTAAAATTGCAAATGAATGCAAAAACCTACCTATTGCAATTGCTGTTATCGCTAGTAGTTTGAAGGGAAAAAAACTTCAGCAACATCGTGAGGAATGGGACATGGCCTTAAAATTCTTAAAAAAAGACATCTCAAGGCACAAGGATCGTGATGATGTTCTTGAAATTTATAAATGCTTGAAATTTAGCTATGATAAGTTGGATGAAGAGACCAAGAATCTATTCCTTTTGTGTTCTGTATTTCgagaagatgaagaaattttAATTGAAAGTTTAGCTAGACATGCCATCGGAGGAGGCCTTTTTGGGGAAGTTTATGGCAGCTACGAAGAAACCCGAAGACAATTAGTTATATCCAAAAACAAACTCCTAGATTCTTGTTTATTGTTGGAGGCCGGTCAAAGGAGAGTGAAAATGCACGACTTCGTTCGTGATGCAGCCCAATGGATAGCGAATAAAGAGATTCAAACAAGAAAAGTGTATGacaaaaatcaaaaggaaatgattgaaaaggaaaaaaatattaaatatttgctATGCGAAGGAGAGGCAAAGGAGATATTTTCTTGCAAGTTTGATGGTTCCAAGGTTAAGATTCTAATTGTCATCTTCTATGTGCATTTTGATATAGAAATTAAAGTCCCAaattcattttttgaaaataatatcagTCTTCGAGTTTTTAATTTACGCAGTGGTGATGGTTTGAGTGCTATTATATCATTACCTCAATCAATGCAACAATTGAAGAATATCCGATCTCTTATGTTTGCACAGTGTGTTTTGGGTGACATCTCTATCTTTGGAAAGCTGCAAAGTCTTGAGGAACTTGATTTGTATCAATGTGAAATTAATGAATTGCCTAATGGAATTGCAGAACTAAAGAaatttggatttttgaaattggAATGGTGTTCAATTGGTGGGAATAATCCATTTGAAGTGATTAAAAGATGCTCATCACTTCAAGAGTTGTACTTCATAGATAACTTTGAATTTTCTTATGGAGAAATAACTTTTCCTAAATTATTGCAGAGGTTTCGTGTAAGTGACAGTGAAATTAATTCTTCACGATCAAAGTATGTGTCTATTGAACGGAGGAAAGAGCTTTTCCTATCTGAAACAACATTTAAGTATTGTATGCAAGAAGCAGAGGTTCTTAGACTAACAAGAATCGAGGGGGAATGGAGAAATATCATACCTGATATTGTTCATATGGATCACGGTATGAATGATCTAGTTGAGCTTGGCTTATGTTCCATGTCACAACTAAAGTTCCTCATTAACACTAAGCATCCTCATTCTCAAGTATCAAATGTTTTCTCCAAGTTGGTTGTGTTACGTCTAACAGAAATGGAAAATTTGAAAGAGTTGTGTAATGGTTCTCTTTCCGTTGACTCTTTTAAGAGTTTAGAGAGTCTCTCTATAGATAATTGCAAACAGTTGGGAAGCTTATCGGGGATTGCAAACCAATGCAATCTAAGGAGCGTGTCATTGATGAGTTGTCCCATGTTGATCTCCCTATTTGAAGTGTCAACTTCTCATAATCTAGTGTTGTTAGAGAAATTAGAAGTAATAGATTGTGAGAATCTTGAATACTTAataaaagatgaaagaaatgggGAAACATTTGAAAGCAACAGTAGCaatccaatgtttatgaaattGAATGTTCTTGAAATTCTGGGCTGTCCAAAATTTGAAATAATATTTCCGCTTATCTCTGCTCATGATCTTCCTGCACTAAAATCTATCAAGGTGGAAATATGTGATAAGTTAAAATACATATTTGGTCAATATGTCGAACTTGGGTCCCTAGAAGATATGAAGCTTGGCTGTGTACCCAATTTTATTGACATTTTTCCAGAATGTAATCGTACAATGTCTTTCTTTGTTAATAGGTCATCTCCTATTTCTATATCTGCTTCCAAGCCAACTACACACTCAAACACTATCAAATGCAGCATCTTGTCATGGACTGATAGGTATTGTTGTGGTAAAAAATTGAGGAGTACCACAAGTTCTAAAATTCCATTGATTGATGAGAATCAACCGCACATCAAATTAATG AAATCAAACTCAAATTGTCTTAGCATAAACATTTGGGAGCTATCTAAGATCCTATGCAATGTTAAAAAGATTGAGTTGACTGATTTGAGGAAGATAAAATCAGTATTTGTCCTATCTTTTGCTCCAATGTTGTTGGAAGTTTTGATAATTGAGAGATGTCATGAATTGAAGCACATAATAATAGACACGggagatgatgatgatagtacTGGTGGAAATAATTATGGCAATGTCTTCCCAAAATTAAAAAAGCTCGTTATTGATGATTGCATGCAATTAGAGTGCATATTTGGACACTACAATAACGATCATCCAAACCACACTGAAAGAATATTTTGTGTCAATGAAGTAAATGAACAACAAGTGAACTCaggattgaagaatattttgTGTCCGTTTGCAGGTCCCGAAAATTCTTTTGCCCTCCTGAATCTAACAAAGGTAATAATTATTAGATGTGAAAAATTGCAAATAATTTTCCCTGCTTCTATGTTAAGATGCCTACCACAATTGGATGAGTTAATCATACGTGACTGTGAGGAGTTGAAACATATCTTCCAAGATGATTTGGAGTATCAAAATATGTCGTCTTCAACAACATGCTTCCCAAAGCTAAAAGCACTTGTTGTAGAAAAATGCAACAAATTGAAATATGTGTTTCCAGTCTCTATTTGTGACCAACTTCCTGAGTTAAGGGTTCTATTCATAATAGAAGCAAAAGAGTTAGAGAATATATTTAAAAGTAGTGAAGGTGAGGGAATTGAGATTGTCAGGATTCCAAATTTGAAACTTGTAGTAACTTTGGGTCTACCAAGCCTCTTCCAGACACAGGAAATTCAATTTCAGAGAGCAAAATATCGTTTTATAAAGAATTGTGATAAACTctctttgacttcaacatcaacaGAGCTCAACCTCCAGCTCTTTTGGAGTAACTGTGCTGATATTCCAG ATTTTGAATGGAGTTATTATTTGTACAATCGAGTTCAAGAGTTAGTTACTGAGATTGAAGTTGAAGCAGCATCAAAAGATGAGATGACTTCTCCACAG ATGAAAGTAAAACAAACACAAGAGACAGACCAAGAACTTGTTTTTGAAAATGTTGTTGGTCAAGTGACACCATTAGTAGCAATACTACCAACAAATTCAGAA GCACCGAGGAATGAACAATCAGTTGATCAACAAAGTCCACTTGAAGAAACTGATGCTACTGTCACACCTTCACAG GGTATCAAGATAAGTGTTGAACAAGGAGCTACATCAACCAATTCCAAGGAAATAACATCATCAGGTCCAACAGTTACTTCTGAGCATAATAATTCATCACAG GCACCAATTAATGAACGAACAATGGATCAACAAAATTCACTTGAAAAAACTGACACTACTGTTACACCTTCACCG GAGTTGATAAATGAACAATCAACGACCCAACAACAATCATTTGGAGAATCTCAAGCAACAATTAAACCTTCTCAAGGAAACAAT GGTTCATCGTCAGAAAAAATAGCAGCAGCAACTTTATCCCCCATCTCTGAAACAAAGAATGAGTCACCTAAACAAAAG AAGGATATCAAAATAAGTGTTGAAGGAGGAGCTGCATCAACTAATGTTAAGACATTAGCAGCATCAACTTCTAAGCGTGAAAAACTTTCTCAT CAGGATATAGAGATAAGTGGTGAACAAGGAACTACATCAACCAATTCCAAGGCAACAACATTGTCAATTCCAATAGTTACTTCTGAGCATAATAGTTCATTGTATATG GAATATGGTAATGACCAAACACCCCTTCAATCTTTTTCAATTTCAACAAAAGAGCCACTTGCCATGGATGTTGTTGATCATGGAGGCCCACTGCAAACAAATCAGATTATAAATCTAG GGGACACTTCTCAAATAGTAGAAGATTCAGGTTCTTCTTTGCTTGTCAGGAGGGAGCTTGAGCAACTAGTCTCCGAGAATCATTTGAATTATGAAACCTTGTCTCTATTGACCGATTTTCTTGTGAAGCATCCTTCTGTTCTTTTAAAGAACACTTTACTTACTAATAGATTAAAGGGTTATGCATACACCTGCCTTGCTGATTTGttgaaattcctccaaacacATAGCGTGCTTGATGTCTTAGGTTCAAGTCACTCCGAATTTGTTAAATTAGTACAAGATGTGCGCACATTTTCTTTTAACGAGGAGTGGCTGAATAGTGTTGAAAAACGCGCTTTGTTTCCTGATATGCAATTCTCTCGAGATGCGATGCAAAAACTTTTGGATTCTAAGAAACAAGTTACCAAGGAAATCGAAGAGATGCGTTTGAAGTTGTATTTTTTCAATCAACATGTGGAAGATATTAAGCATCAATTGACATCCTCTGAAGCTATTTTGGTGAGTATCATTCAACAAGAGGAACAAGTTTTAGAAACTACGGCAGCGCTAAGTGTTCCTCTTGGCTATTAG